GAGTCCCTGTATATTTAAATACAACGGTTATAAGTGTTGAAGGTGATGGAAAAGTAGAGAGAGTTACAATAGCTGAAGTTGATAAAAATTATCAACCATTACTTGAAACCGCTAGAACTTACGAAGTTGACACAGTACTCATTGCAACCGGACTTTCACCGGTTGATGAATTTTACTCAATGGCTAACAAGTTTGGTTTTAAGGTGTTAAAAGCTGGTGATTCCGATGAAATTGCCGAAGCAAGCTCTGCCATGTTCGGAGGTAAAATTGCTGCCTTAAAAATGGCAAGAATGATGGGAAGAGACATCGAGATTGATAACAGCTACTTTGCTAAGGCAGAGGTTCTAAAATCTCACCCTGGAGAAAACAAACCAAGAGAACAAGTTGTACTTACAGAATCTATCAGACCAATTTTTCATTGTACACAAGAGATTCCATGTAATCCTTGTACAACAGTATGTCCTCAAAATTCAATCAATTTGATCGAAGATAAAGGTACAATTATGGATTTACCTGATTTCGAAGGTAAATGTATTGGATGTAATCTTTGTGTCGCGGCATGTCCAGGTTTGGCAGTAGTCCTTGGAAAAAAAGTTTCTGAAACAGAAGCTGATATTACTCTTCCTCATGAGTTTAATCTGACTTTTGAAAAAGGGGATAAAGTAAAACTTACCAGTATGACTGGTGAATATCTTGAAGATGGTGTAGTTGTAAAAATAATTTCCAATAAAAAATACCGTACTCATCTTGTAACAGTAAGAGTATCATTAAAAAATGCACCATTAATTGCCGGAATAGCTATTCTTACAGATGATGACATTAAACCTCTATCTGAACCAAACTTTACTTTCTTACCAGATGACGGAATTGTTTGTCGTTGCGAAAGAGTAAGCGTTGGTGAGATTGTTCAATTTATCAAAGATTATAGAGTTCGTGATGTAAATCAATTGAAACAAATCAGAGTTGGAATGGGTGCTTGCGGATCAAAAACATGTTCAGTTCTTTTACCAAGAGTTTTTGCTAAAGCTGGTGTTAACTGGAATGAAGTAAAAAGTGGCAGATTGAGACCATTAGCAGTTGAAATTCCTATGTTTGCCTTAGTTAATGAGCACAATAGTGAGGTTAAGTAATGAAAAAATTTGATATTGTAATCATTGGTGCTGGAAGTGTTGGAGTACCACTAAGCTATTACTTGGCAAAAAAAGGAAAAAAAGTTGCTGTTATAGAAAAAAATGTCTCAGCTGGTCGTGGTGAAAATCGTGCGGCTATTGGTGGTGTAAGAGCAACTCATAGCGATCCTGCAAAAATTAAAATATGTCAGATGTCCATCGAGATCATGAAAAACCTGGAAGTAGAACATGGATTCGATGTTGATTGGTTGAGCGGAGGATATTTATACCCAGTATATGATGAAAATAAAGAACAAGCTTTAAAAAATCTTCTTAAAATTCAAAAAAGCTATGATTTGAACATTGATTGGATTGAACCTAATAAAGTTGCCGAGCTGGTACCTGGAATCAATACAACAAATTTAAAAGGTGCCACTTTCTCGCCAGAAGACGGAAGTTGTTCTCCTTTAAAAGTAAATGGAGCATTCTATAGGATGGCCGTAGAAGCTGGAGTTGAATTTTTCTTCAACGAAGAAGTTAAAAAAATCAATATGGAAAATAAAATAATCACTGAAGTAAAAACTGATAACGAAACTTATATAGCAGACATAGTTATTAATGCTGCTGGTGGTTTTGCTAAAGAGATTGGTAAAATGGTTGGACTAGATTTACCTGTTGACCCTGATTCTCATGAGGCTGCTATTAGTGAACCTGTTGAAAGATTTTTTGAACCTATGGTTGTAGATATTCGTTCTGATGCAGATTCTGATAATTATTACTTCTATCAAAATAAAGAAGGACAGATTGTTTTCTGTATCACACCAAATCCAAAACTATATGGTACAGATCACGACAATACTTCTTCATTTCTTCCATTAGTAGTTAAGAGAATGTTAAATCTTTACCCCAGACTGAGAAATTTAAGAGTTAGAAGAATCTGGAGAGGATTGTACCCTATGACACCAGACGGATTCCCTATTGTAGGTAAGACAAGAGAAATTGATAATCTTTTCTTGGCTGTCGGTATGTGTGGTCAAGGTTTTATGCTTGGTCCTGGACTTGGCAAAATAATATCTGAAATTATCGTAGATGGAGCAAAAGATTATGATTTTATACTAAACCAGTTGACTCTTTACAGAGAATTTGCAGGTAATGAAGTATTAAAATAATTCTTTTACCATAAAATAAAAAAAATCCCTGGAGTCCAGGGATTTTTTTTATTTTATAAATTATGATCAATGTTTTTGAATTTTAACGACTGTTTTATATATTCCGATAGAAAAAATTTGGAGTGATCTTGGAAGTTATAGTATTGGGAAGCAGTGGAGGAGCACCTTCAAGATATAGAAATTGTACATCACTAATTTTAAACACAGATTCTTATGGAATAATGTTTGATTGTGCTGAAGGTACTCAAAGGCAACTTCTTAAAGCCTCATACAAGCTTAGTAGAATTCATTACATTTTTATTTCCCATATGCATCAGGACCATATTGGAGGACTTGTTCCAATGCTTTCCACAAAAAGCATGTTCAATATTCCTGGCAAAGTAGTTATCATTGGACCAGCTAAAATTAAAGAGTATTTGGAATTTAATTTTAATATAACCCAGTCGAGACTTGGTTTTGAGGTAGAGTTTTTTGAAGCAGAAAATAACTCTCTTTTTACTTTTAAAGATTTTTCTGTGACAACATATCTATTAAATCATCGTATGAGCTCCTATGGTTTTAGGGTTGTATTTAACGATAAACCGGGTAATATTGATTTGGAGAAAGCAGCCAGTTTCGGCTTAACACCAAGCCCTCTATTGGGACAATTACAAAAAGTTGGGTCTATTGAGTTAGATGGCAGAATTGTAACAATGGATGATATTGCTTCTCCTCCTACAAAAGGTAAAACTTTCACTTACATAGGCGATACATATCTTTGCGATAATATTTATGAAGCGTCTCAGGATGCAGATATGCTCTATATCGAATCAACATTTCAAAAAGAAAATGATGACAGAGCAGCAGATAGAATGCACTTAACATCATATATGTGTGGTGAAATTGCATATAAAGCTAATGTAAAGTCTCTTGTTTTATCACATTTTAGTGCATCCTATAATAGATTTGAAAAATTCCGGGAAGATGCTCAGGAACTGTTTAAAGGAAAAATATATCTTGCATTTGACCTTGACTCATATCCGGTACAGTGATGAAAATTATTTTTCTTTCTGATACACATTTAGGCTTTGATTTTCCACTTTCTGAAAGAAGAATTTCAAATAACAGAGGAGAGGATTTTTTCAAATCATTTGAAAGTGTTCTTGATTTTGCAAAAAAAGATAATGCAGATCTGGTTTTGCACGGAGGAGATCTCTTTTACAGGAGTAAAGTACCATATTTTATAAGAGACAGAGTATATGATATGATAAGTACTTTTACTTCACGTACCAAAATTCCATTTTGTATAGTTCCTGGAAATCATGAAAGATCAAAATTACCGGAATCATTGTTTATTCCTAACAATCAGTTCTACTGTTTCGATAATGCCGAATCTTTCGATTTTGAGAATGTATCGATCTTTGGTTTTCCTTATGAAAATGGCAAGCTAAATCAAAATTTCACTGGTTTGCAAAACTCATTATTGAAAAACTTAGATGTTGAAAGGTTTAATATTCTAGTCATGCATCACATAATTAGCGGTTCAAAAGTAGAAAATCATACTTTTCATCAGGGTGATGATGTGATAGATATAAAAGATATTTCTGAAAAATTTGATCTTGTATTATGTGGGCACATTCATCGCCATCAGGTATTGCAAAAAGGAAAAAGAAAGATTATTTATTCAGGTTCAACGGAAAGAACATCTACTCAGGAGATAAATGAAATTAAAGGATTTGTTCAAATCATAATTTCCGAT
This genomic interval from Candidatus Delongbacteria bacterium contains the following:
- a CDS encoding FAD-binding oxidoreductase, producing MKKFDIVIIGAGSVGVPLSYYLAKKGKKVAVIEKNVSAGRGENRAAIGGVRATHSDPAKIKICQMSIEIMKNLEVEHGFDVDWLSGGYLYPVYDENKEQALKNLLKIQKSYDLNIDWIEPNKVAELVPGINTTNLKGATFSPEDGSCSPLKVNGAFYRMAVEAGVEFFFNEEVKKINMENKIITEVKTDNETYIADIVINAAGGFAKEIGKMVGLDLPVDPDSHEAAISEPVERFFEPMVVDIRSDADSDNYYFYQNKEGQIVFCITPNPKLYGTDHDNTSSFLPLVVKRMLNLYPRLRNLRVRRIWRGLYPMTPDGFPIVGKTREIDNLFLAVGMCGQGFMLGPGLGKIISEIIVDGAKDYDFILNQLTLYREFAGNEVLK
- a CDS encoding DNA repair exonuclease, whose amino-acid sequence is MKIIFLSDTHLGFDFPLSERRISNNRGEDFFKSFESVLDFAKKDNADLVLHGGDLFYRSKVPYFIRDRVYDMISTFTSRTKIPFCIVPGNHERSKLPESLFIPNNQFYCFDNAESFDFENVSIFGFPYENGKLNQNFTGLQNSLLKNLDVERFNILVMHHIISGSKVENHTFHQGDDVIDIKDISEKFDLVLCGHIHRHQVLQKGKRKIIYSGSTERTSTQEINEIKGFVQIIISDKSYNYKFIPLYSRPMFKINGSTNLSEFEYWYHNLKEVEKKGLFYIKTDKMNYENSIKMKNLIEKNGLVYINMREM
- a CDS encoding ribonuclease Z, which gives rise to MEVIVLGSSGGAPSRYRNCTSLILNTDSYGIMFDCAEGTQRQLLKASYKLSRIHYIFISHMHQDHIGGLVPMLSTKSMFNIPGKVVIIGPAKIKEYLEFNFNITQSRLGFEVEFFEAENNSLFTFKDFSVTTYLLNHRMSSYGFRVVFNDKPGNIDLEKAASFGLTPSPLLGQLQKVGSIELDGRIVTMDDIASPPTKGKTFTYIGDTYLCDNIYEASQDADMLYIESTFQKENDDRAADRMHLTSYMCGEIAYKANVKSLVLSHFSASYNRFEKFREDAQELFKGKIYLAFDLDSYPVQ
- a CDS encoding FAD-dependent oxidoreductase, producing MERIVNHPVLDQPEGREEVIFRFDGAEYKGFEGEMVSSALFANNIKQFSIHKKGDAPQGIFCANGQCSQCTVIIDGVPLKSCITPLKTGMDIRTLKHLPKLPADDRPVGNLEKKEIITEILIIGGGPSGLNAAIELAKLNFRVVLVDDKEKLGGKLLLQTHKFFGSEADCYAGTRGYSIGTILEEEVRKYSNVTILTNSSVVGVYKDQKAGVFVNNNQYTLIDFQALLITAGAREKSLVFPGNDLPGVYGAGAFQTLVNRDLVKSSKRILVIGSGNVGLIGAYHALQAGIIPVAIVEIAGKIGGYKVHADKITRMGVPVYLNTTVISVEGDGKVERVTIAEVDKNYQPLLETARTYEVDTVLIATGLSPVDEFYSMANKFGFKVLKAGDSDEIAEASSAMFGGKIAALKMARMMGRDIEIDNSYFAKAEVLKSHPGENKPREQVVLTESIRPIFHCTQEIPCNPCTTVCPQNSINLIEDKGTIMDLPDFEGKCIGCNLCVAACPGLAVVLGKKVSETEADITLPHEFNLTFEKGDKVKLTSMTGEYLEDGVVVKIISNKKYRTHLVTVRVSLKNAPLIAGIAILTDDDIKPLSEPNFTFLPDDGIVCRCERVSVGEIVQFIKDYRVRDVNQLKQIRVGMGACGSKTCSVLLPRVFAKAGVNWNEVKSGRLRPLAVEIPMFALVNEHNSEVK